The Cherax quadricarinatus isolate ZL_2023a chromosome 85, ASM3850222v1, whole genome shotgun sequence genome segment CaacgtcacacagcacacaccactgatgacaacgtcacacaacacacaccactgatgacagcgtcacacaacacacaccactgatgacagcgtcacacaacactgatgacagcgtcacacaacacacaccactgatgacagcgtcacacaacacaacactgatgacagcgtcacacaacacacaccactgatgacagcgtcacacaacgcacaccactgatgacagcgtcacacaacacaacactgatgacagcgtcacacaacacacaccactgatgacagcgtcacacaacacaacaatgatgacagcgtcacacaacacacaccactgatgacagcgtcacacaacacaacactgatgacagcgtcacacaacacacaccactgatgacagcgtcacacaacacaacactgatgacagcgtcacacaacacacaccactgatgacagcgtcacacagcacaacactgatgacagcgtcacacaacacacaccactgatgacagcgtcacacaacacaacactgatgacagcgtcacacaacacacaccactgatgacagcgtcacacaacgcacaccactgatgacagcgtcacacaacacaacactgatgacagcgtcacacaacacacaccactgatgacagcgtcacacaacacaacactgatgacagcgtcacacaacacacaccactgatgacagcgtcacacaacacaacactgatgacagcgtcacacaacacacaccactgatgacagcgtcacacaacacacaccactgatgacagcgtcacacaacacacaccactgatgacagcgtcacacaacacaccactgatgacagcgtcacacaacacacaccactgatgacagcgtcacacaacacacaccactgatgacagcgtcacacaacacaccactgatgacagcgtcacacaacacacaccactgatgacagcgtcacacaacacacaccactgatgacagcgtcacacaacacaccactgatgacagcgtcacacaacacacaccactgatgacagcgtcacacaacacacaccactgatgacagcgtcacacaacacaccactgatgacagcgtcacacaacacacaccactgatgacagcgtcacacaacacaacactgatgacagcgtcacacaacacacaccactgatgacagcgtcacacaacgcacaccactgatgacagcgtcacacaacacaacactgatgacagcgtcacacaacacacaccactgatgacagcgtcacacaacacaacactgatgacagcgtcacacaacacacaccactgatgacagcgtcacacaacacaacactgatgacagcgtcacacaacacacaccactgatgacagcgtcacacaacacacaccactgatgacagcgtcacacaacacacaccactgatgacagcgtcacacaacacaccactgatgacagcgtcacacaacacacaccactgatgacagcgtcacacaacacacaccactgatgacagcgtcacacaacacaccactgatgacagcgtcacacaacacacaccactgatgacagcgtcacacaacacaccactgatgacagcgtcacacaacacacaccactgatgacagcgtcacacaacacacaccactgatgacagcgtcacacaacacacaccactgatgacagcgtcacacaacacacaccactgatgacagcgtcacacaacacacaccactgatgacagcgtcacacaacacacaccactgatgacagcgtcacacaacacacaccactgatgacagcgtcacacaacacaccactgatgacagcgtcacacaacacacaccactgatgacagcgtcacacaacacacaccactgatgacagcgtcacacaacacacaccactgatgacagcgtcacacaacacacaccactgatgacagcgtcacacaacacacaccactgatgacagcgtcacacaacacacaccactgatgacagcgtcacacaacacaccactgatgacagcgtcacacaacacaccactgatgacagcgtcacacaacacacaccactgatgacagcgtcacacaacacacaccactgatgacagcgtcacacaacacacaccactgatgacagcgtcacacaacacacaccactgatgacagcgtcacacaacacaccactgatgacagcgtcacacaacacacaccactgatgacagcgtcacacaacacacaccactgatgacagcgtcacacaacacacaccactgatgacagcgtcacacaacacacaccactgatgacagcgtcacacaacacaccactgatgacagcgtcacacaacacacaccactgatgacagcgtcacacaacacaccactgatgacagcgtcacacaacacacaccactgatgacagcgtcacacaacacaccactgatgacagcgtcacacaacacacaccactgatgacagcgtcacacaacacacaccactgatgacagcgtcacacaacacacaccactgatgacagcgtcacacaacacaccactgatgacagcgtcacacaacacaccactgatgacagcgtcacacaacacactttaggaccacaacaaacacagttgTGTCAGAGAGCAAACTCACTTAAATTATTAAGCCATACTACTAGATTTTCTTAGATTATCCTTGACAATACAAATAAAACCATCTTAATAACTTAGCCCTAAACCCATAAACCTCCTAAAAACATAAAACACGAGTGTGGCAATTAGGTTTAATCAGAGGAAGAAGAATGCTAACTTCTATTATTGAATCAACAGCGTCCACCGTCATCAAAGGACTCGTtagagtaaaaggacacaagtgcaactaatgtgacatcttactgtggcaacgtttcgctctccaggagctttatcaagctgataCAAAcaatatattacctggagtttacctggagagagtttcgggggtcaacgcccccgcggcccggtctgtgaccaggcctcctggtggatcagcgcctgatcaaccaggctgttgctgctggctgcacgcaaaccaacgtacgagccacagcccggctgatcaggaactgtctttaggtgcttgtccagtgccagcttgaagactgccaggggtctgttggtaatcccccttatgtgtgctgggaggcagttgaacagtctcgggcccctgacacttattgtatggtctcttaacgtgctagtgacacccctgcttttcattggggggatggtgcatcgtctgccaagtcttttgctttcgtagtgagtgattttcgtgtgcaagtttggtactagtccctctaggattttccaggtgtatataatcatgtatctctccctcctgcgttccagggaatacaggtttagaaacctcaagcgctcccagtaattgaggtgttttatctccgttatgcgcgccgtgaaagttctctgtacattttctaggtcggcaatttcacctgccttgaaaggtgctgttagagtgcagcaatattccagcctagatagaacaagtgacctgaagagtgtcatcatgggcttggcctccctagttttgaaggttctcattatccatcctgtcatttttctagcagatgcgattgatacaatgttatggtccttgaaggtgagatcctccgacataatcactcctaggtctttgacgttggtgtttcgctctattttgtggccagaatttgttttgtactctgatgaagatttaatttcctcatgtttaccatatctgagtaattgaaatttctcatcgttgaacttcatattgttttctgcagcccactgaaagatttggttgatgtccgcctggagccttgcagtgtctgcaatggaagacactgtcatgcagattcgggtgtcatctgcaaaggaagacacggtgctgtggctgacatccttgtctatgtcggatatgaggatgaggaacaagatgggagctagtactgtgccttgtgggacagagcttttcaccgtagctgcctcggactttactctgttgacgactactctctgtgttctgttagtgaggaaattatagatccatcgaccgacttttcctgttattcctttagcgcgcattttgtgcgctattacgccatggtcacacttgtcgaaggcttttgcaaagtctgtatatattacatctgcattctttttgtcttctagtgcatttaggaccttgtcgtagtgatccagtagttgagacagacaggagcgacctgttctaaacccatgttgccctgggttgtgtaactgatgggtttctagatgggtggtgatcttgcttcttaggaccctttcaaagatttttatgatatgggatgttagtgctattggtctgtagttctttgctgttgctttactgccccctttgtggagtggggctatgtctgttgtttttagtaactgagggacgacccccgtgtccatgctccctctccataggatggaaaaggctcgtgataggggcttcttgcagttcttgatgaacacagagttccatgagtctggccctggggcagagtgcatgggcatgtcatttatcgcctgttcgaagtcatttggcgtcaggataacatcggataggcttgtgttagtcaaattttgtggctctctcataaaaaattcattttggtcttcgactctcagtctggttagcggcttgctaaaaactgagtcatattgggacttgagtagctcactcatttccttgctgtcatctgtgtaggacccatcttgtttaagtaggggcccaatactggacgttgttctcgattttgatttggcataggagaagaaatactttgggtttctttcgatttcatttatggcttttagttcttcccgcgattcctgactcctaaaggattcttttagcttaagttcgatgcttgctatttctctgaccagtgtctccctgcgcatttcagatatattgacctcttttagccgctctgttattcttttccgtcgcctgtaaagggagcgcctgtctctttctattttacatctactcctcctttttcttagaggaataagccttgtgcatacatcgagtgccaccgagttaatctgttctaggcataagtttgggtctgtgttgctcagagtgaggtgcaataatagtgaggtaccatttcgatgttcactactactactactactactactactactactagtagtagtagtagtagtagtagtagtagtagtagtagtaattgtagtagtagtagtagtagtaattgtagtagtagtagtagtagtagtaattgtagtagtagtagtagtagtagtagtagtagtagtagtagtagtagtaattgtagtagtagtagtagtagtagtagtagtagtagtagtagtggtagtgacaaaagtaatacaatatggtagagcaattaattcgtacatgagtaaaaggatataaaagctctaccatattgtattactattactacttttgtcactactactactactactactactactactactactactactaccactagtgaacgtcgaaatggtacctcactagtactgcacctcactctgagcctttatatactctctgtgtccatatactgtttgtatcgtcttgacaaagctcctggagagcgaaacgttgctacaataaaatgtcacattagctgcacttgtgttcttttactttacatattgtcggtaattctaccaactttattacgacacGTTAGAGGGCAGATGCGATAAAATGTCCACCGTCGAGGCAGCGTCCACCTGTGGATTCCCTCGAGAACCGGCCTTCAGGTACATGATAAAGCTTattagaaatataaacacatatgcagtataatgcgatcctttattgactacgtttcgcccacacagtgggctttttcaagtcacaaacagaactacctggggtggaaggaacgcgagtatttatagttcggttcagaatgctgaacctgacctcagcattctgaactggactataaatactcgcgttccttccaccccaggtagttctgtttgtgacttgaaaaagcccactgtgtgggtgaaacgtagtcaataaaggatcacattatactgcatatgtgtttatatttccattgtgtcggtattttataccattttttccaTAAATCTTATTAGTTGACAGTAGTGCATGCCCTCAAGCTGAGAGATGATTTTAACTTTCACTTGTCTACTGACAGTCTGGGGACgatgatatataaaaaaaattcaactgggtgtcttcaagagaaagctgaacagatacctgaagtcagtacctgacctgccaggctgtgattcgtacgttggtttacgtgcagccagcagtaacagcctggttgattagatcctgatccaccatgaggcctggtgacagacagggccgcaggggcgttgaccccccgaaaaaccctagaggtatactccaggagCCTCGTAGATCTGAGAGACCTTGGAGGTCAGTGCCAGAGGAAGTCACAGTCTGCAGTAGTCATACCTGTCTCACACCTGACACATATGACACTCAGGGAATTAGGATAATTTATGTATGAGAGAAAATCAATTACAATTAAGCTGTCAGATTTAGTTCCAGTTTCTATATAGAAGCTAATAAATCAACAGacttaaaggacacaagtgcaactaatgtggcattttactgtggcaacgtttcgctctccaggcttgtgggtaattctaccagatgaacatcaaaatggtatacaataccgacaggttgttaggtaagacacatatgcaacagttagacaactttattccgaaacgtttcgcctacgtttcgactgaagaagcctactgtgtaggcgaaacgtttcggaataaagctgtctaactgttgcatatgtgtcttacctaacaattctaCCAGAGTTACTACAGACTTGAAGGACGCTTCTGCCTGGCGCAGTCTGCGCCTCTGAGAGTCTGCACCAGCtgctgctgtatagtccttgtggcttaccgcttctttttgattataataatgcaccAGCTGATATAAATCTTATTATAGAATAAATCACACTAAAACGTGTAATTGCAAATATgtaaaaaataccacagtgaaaataggaaatataaCCTGAGGAATTTCATGTGTTTACACATATATATCAAATGTAAATTGTCAGGGGAAAAGTTGTTACATACTACATAATTTTGTGCTTTAATGTGTACTTAGTATGTAGCTGTAGTTGCAGCTCCTGGCACCACCTCTTAACTGCACACGACTGGTTTCATTAATTCACTGCCTCATGGGTGCTAggcgtacctattcttaaagctctgCTTGGTGTTTGCTGCCATTCCCAGCCCGTTCAAGTAACACTTCCTGACCGACCTTAGACTGGAAAGGTACTTCttgacatccttgtgattcatttgCAATTTTAACATTCATATATATTCTCCACCTTTCAGACTGtcccagtgtgtactcacctatttgtggttgcaggggtcgattcatagctcctggccccgcctcttcactggttgctactaggtcctttctctccctgctccatgagctttatcaaacctcgtcttaaaactatgtatggttcccgcctccactacgtcattttgtagactattccacttcctgacaactctgtgactgaagaaatacttcctaacatccctttgactcatctgggtcttcaacttccaattgtggccccttgtttctgtgtcccatctctggaacatcctgtctttgtccatcttgtctattccgcgcagtattttatatgtcgttatcatgtctcccctgaccctcctgtctccagtgtgtgtgtgtgtgtgtgtgtgtgtgtgtgtgtgtgtgtgtgtgtgtgtgtgtgtgtgtgtgtgtgtgaacactgcAACAAGTGGTAACATTCTCAAGGTTCAAGAACACAGCTTCTATATAATTCAAGGTTTTTCACGGCACACACCACTGGTGTGTCTGCTCTCGAGGCCTCATTTGTGCTGGATTCTTGAACTACAGTTGTTGGGCTCTTCACACACTGTATTGGCAGTTGCTGGGCtctccacacactgtactgacAGTTGCTGGGCtctccacacactgtactgacAGTTTCTGGGCtctccacacactgtactgacAGTTGCTGGGCtctccacacactgtactgacAGTTGTTGGGTtctccacacactgtactgacAGTTGCTGGGCtctccacacactgtactgacAGTTGCTGGGCtctccacacactgtactgacAGTTGCTGGGCtctccacacactgtactgacAGTTGCTGGACtctccacacactgtactgacaattgttggtatcaccatcacaaccgaAGTCATATTCTGAACCAGTTCATCACCATGTCTATCAGTAATTACTGGGTGACGGCACTGTTAGTGCTGCCCTTATTCACAGGGCAAGAAATAAGCCCACATATACCCCGTGAAATTCCCTGTCCAGTTGAGACAGTCATTGCGCCCTGCATCTGCAGTACTTTGAGCGATTTTGAGATGGATATGGATTGCTCGGGTGTCACTGATTCTGATgaactaaaaaatatatttagccaAGGCTTTCCCTTCAATGACTTTGTTCATCTGTATATCAAGAATAATAGGGGAATCAGGGTACTGAGGGCAGGAGATCTGGGCTCAGCTACCTTCCAGGAGATTCACATCACTAATGGAGTTCTGGAGAACATAGAGGATGGAGCTCTCTCCTCCAGCTATGCAACACTCAAATTGTTAAATATAACAACTAATGTCATGAGTACTATTAGCGCTAGTGAAATTAGCTCAATGCAAAAACTCGTCATCCTTGATGCGTCCCATAATAACTTCAACAGCTTTCCAGATTTAACGTCCATTTGTCTGGAAATCTTGAACTTTGGAAACAATCCACTGGGAGGTATAAGCCGCGATGCTCTTCAGAATGTTAAGAATGTGACAGACGTACAGCTTCCGTCCTGTCAGATAGCGACTCTCCTCGAAGGTAATACTTAcaagatcataagaaaaaatagtgATTATAACTTGAGAAACATGTATTGgtgctctctctgtctgtctgtctctctctctctctctctctctctctctctctctctctctctctctctctctctctctctctctctctctctctctctctctctctcgctctctctcaatATACGTACATTATTACCATGAATAACTAAACTATAACGAACATTTGTCAGTCCTCAATAATCCATATGGAGACACTCAGGAGATTGGTCCGGGCATTTCGAcctccttctgggatcctcttcagcagaagaggatcccagaaaggggtcgaaatatacagatcaattaatcttctgagtttctgtctccatgtgggttagtATTGAGCAATATAATAATAGTGAATGGTAATTTAATTCATGCATTTCTGTGGCATTTTAATCGTATTCTCTTGGTATATTTCTTTAAAATGTTACTGAAATATAAAAATGCTTGAATTTTTATTAGTTGTTACTGAAGATGGTCACACTGGGAGTTGAAATATACGTGGATACTCAACTGCTGGTATCCAAATGGGAGTAAGAACGAaattacgttaggtaaggtttgtcaggaaacatgacaagtgtttcctgacgcgggttttagtcacataatgacccacagctggagcttttggtcatctgaccgaggtcttccgcttACCCCtccgcccctttaaaaattaatggtCATAGCTTTAACATTTATTAAGTAATAAGGTTTCGTTTACCAACAAGCTCGTCCTGTCTGGTGTCGTGTGACAGGAGTTATTAACATGGGATCTCAAAGTGACCATATTCCTCCTTACTTCACGAGTACACTgatagacaacacaataagtgtcaggggcccaagactgttgagctgcctcccaggatacataagggggattaccaatagactcctagctgtcttcaaaacccctggctgtcttcaagaaggcattggacaggaacctaaagtcagtacctgaccaattgGGCTGTGGTTTGcacgtcagtttgcatgcggccagcagtaacagcctggttgatcagaccctgatccaccatgaggcctggtctcagactgagccacaggggcattgacccccgaaaccctctccaggtatgctccaggtctccaggtatacattTGTATCTCCGCTCCATCGTGTCGatattttacaccatttatctCCACTAGGCTATGTTACACTTCAGCTTGTCAatgcactggagtttacctggagtttacctggagagagttctgggggtcaacgcccccgtggcccggtctgtgaccaggcctcctggtgtatcagagcctgatcaaccaggctgttactgcactGCTTATTAGGTAAAAAGATATATGTACAACTaccgtgacattttattgtggcaatgtttttgCTCATCTAGAGCTTTCTCGTATTAGTTGTACATATGTCTTAATACCTAacatgttgtcggtaattctggagtatagcctggttgatcaggctctgatccaccaggaggcctggtcacagaccgggccgcgggggcgttgaccccctggaactctctccaggtaaactccaggtaataccggcagagagttctgggggtcaccCCCCccggtgggtggcccggtggcctggtggctaaagctcccgcttcacacacggagggcccgggttcgattcccggcgggtggaaatttcgacacgtttccttacacctattgtcctgttcacctagcagcaaataggtacctgggtgttagtcgactggtgtgggtcgcatcctgggggacaagattaaggaccccaatggaaataagttagacagtcctcgatgacgaactgactttcttgggttatcctgggtggctaaccctccggggttaaaaatccgaacgaaatcttatcttatcttatcttatcttatctcacagACCAGTCTGCTTAATTCATCAACACTGACAAGTTAACTTCTGGCAACGAATAGATATACATGTAACTCGAAATATATTTCCTTaagacatattttattaatttattctCTCAGTATTTAATTACAACTTTCATTTTGCTTTAACCTTTGATAAATAGCAGTAGTTAATGTAGCCAAGCTCGtgacctggtaggcaacgctttcgcttcacacgctgagtgtccgaGGTTCGATTCTCagtaggggtggaaacattgggcgtgtttccttacacatgttgtcccgttcacctagtaagcaagtaggtacctgggcattAATCGACTTGTATAGGTCGTTAATGGGGGACAatattgaggaccccaatggaaataagactttcttgggttatcctggatggctaaccctacgagtttaaaaatccgaacaaaattatATCCTATCTCTTACAGGAACCTTCACGGAACTTGATCAGCTACATAACATCAATCTGGACAGCAACCATttgaccaccatcaacacaggagTAATAGATATAGTGGTGGCCTCTGGTTCAGTGTCCTTAAATTACAACAAAATAGCAAGCATTGCTCCTGGTGCTCTGAAAGGTGAGAAATACTTTCAACAAGCATTACTTTTaacaggagcttacgacgacatttcggtccaacttggaccatatacaaagtcacagtatgactttgtaaatggaccaagttggaccaaaatgtcatgttaagcttctctctcctatgtgcaggttatttgtgtattgtttcagtcagtgtattgtgcctttttgttcatttAATCACACACCTTTGATCTATAACTTACTCTCAATGCCACACTTCACTTCGTAAATATGTCTTGATTTAAGTTTTGGAGTCATAACATACAAAAAATATAATGGCCTTGAGGACAATTGTTATAAGTGCACAAATGTAGTTAAATgactcagagaaccgacaagttgataaattagacacatgtacaacacttcggtatctttattgaggaaacgtttctctcaGTGGTTTCATCATGGAGTCACTGTGTGGgaaaaacgtttcctcagtaaagatacccaatctTTGCacattgtgtctaatttatcacacaAAAATATATCAAGCGGATTTACCATAGTATACGctaataaagtcaaacactgtgatTTATATCcattgggggtcaacgcccccacgttgaccccccccgaaaccctctccaggtatactccatgtctTCAGGTAATATCCATTTCAAAAAGgtgga includes the following:
- the LOC128703216 gene encoding oplophorus-luciferin 2-monooxygenase non-catalytic subunit, translating into MSISNYWVTALLVLPLFTGQEISPHIPREIPCPVETVIAPCICSTLSDFEMDMDCSGVTDSDELKNIFSQGFPFNDFVHLYIKNNRGIRVLRAGDLGSATFQEIHITNGVLENIEDGALSSSYATLKLLNITTNVMSTISASEISSMQKLVILDASHNNFNSFPDLTSICLEILNFGNNPLGGISRDALQNVKNVTDVQLPSCQIATLLEGTFTELDQLHNINLDSNHLTTINTGVIDIVVASGSVSLNYNKIASIAPGALKGVRDEVWLKNNQLIVLDEQLWRPLFQNGTTLYAEGNPLSCNCSIAWVVLQETFIHRLGDDVACADGRLIRDLDRDTYVELCI